Below is a genomic region from Cupriavidus sp. P-10.
GGCGTTAAACGATATGAAGCACTCAAGCGATCAACTGGACGGCTTCCTGCTCCGCTTGCTGGTGGCTGTCATGGAAGAAAAGAGCGTATCCCGTGCCGCCGGGCGTCTAAATCTTCCACAATCCACGGTGAGCGCCGGACTGTCCAGGCTACGAAACATCTTCGAGGATCCGCTGTTCGTCCGCGGGCGAAACAGCATGGTTCCGACTGAACGGATGGTCTCGCTCTATGACCGCATGCGCGGCGCGCTGGAAGAGCTGGACGGCCTTTGCGTGCCCCCGACGGAGTCGGGACCTGCAGAAATCAATCGAACGTTTCATTTGGGGTCATTGGATTATGTAAGTTCGCGCTTCATCCCGACCGTCATCGCTCGAATCCTGCGGAGCATGCCGAGTGCGTCGGTCGAGGTGCATTCGCTGACAATGGATTTCGATTACCTGGAAGCGCTCGAGAATGGTGCACTGGACCTCGTTGTCGGAAACTGGGGATCGCCTCCGGAGCATCTGCATCTGCTACCGCTGTTTGAAGATGAGATTGTGTGCCTGATGCGTCAGGGCCACCCCGTCCTGAGACGGTCAGATTTCAGCCAGGCTGACTACCTCGCCTGCGACCATCTTGGTTTGCTGCCATTCAACGTCAATCAGCTTGGCGTGATCGACGCATATTTGGCTCAACTGGGACTGCGTCGTCACGTCAAGGTAGTCCTTCCTTACTTCAATAACGTACCGGACCTGCTGACACAGTCGGATCTGATCTTCACCACCAGTCGGCGCTTCGCGGAAGCGCATGCGGCGGCGCTGCCGCTGACGGTCGTGCCCGCGCCGCTGCCCTTCCCGCCAATGCGCTTCTATCTGCTGTGGCATGACCGAACCCATCGGTCGATCGCGTGCCGGCTGCTCAGGGAAGCCGTCGCGGAAGCCATCACCGGATTTCACCGGACTCAAAGTGGATCGAGTCGTGCCGCGGCTGCGGCGCCAACGCCCCCCTAAATAATCGGAGACAAAATGCGAAGGACCCAATATGCCGCTGCGGCGGCAGGGGCGCTTGCGTTCCAAATTTTTGGAGCTCATGCCCAAAGTGCCGTGACCTTGTATGGACTGACTGACGTTTTCCTGGGCTCAGTGAAGAACAGCGGTGCACCGGCACGTACCTCGGTGCTCAATAACGGCGGCATGACGACGTCCTATTTTGGCTTGCGGGGCCGTGAGGATCTCGGTGCCGGTATGGGAGCATTCTTTGCCTTGGAGAGCTATCTCCGAATGGACTCTGGGTCTTCTGGCCGCTTTACCGGCGATCCGCTGTTTGCTCGTGGTGCTTATGTCGGGTTAGACGGCGACTTCGGCAAGATCGCACTGGGTCGAAACGCAAATCCATATTTCGTTTCGACGTTGAGCTTCAATGCATTTCGCGACTCCTTTACGTTCTCGCCGATGATGTTGCATACGTTCATTGCGTCGGGCCTGGGCAAGCCTTCGATCCAGGGCGACACCGCATGGAGCAACTCTGTGTTGTACACAACCCCATCGTGGGGCGGGCTCACGGGCAATGTCATATACGCACTCGGCGAGTCGCCGGGACATTCCGGACAGGGTAGCTATGGCGCCAACATTACGTACGCCGGCGGGAAATTCAGCGCCACACTGGCGGCCCAGTATGTCGCCATCGCTCCCTTGTTCAACAACGGCGCAACGACACAGAAGGCAATTCAAGCTGGCATCTCGTATGACTTCGTCGTGACCAAGCTGTTTGCCCAGTATCAATACGCGAACAGCAACAACACGCTTCGGGATAACACCTATTCGCTCGGCGCTTCGACGCCGGTCGGGGCGGGGAATGTCTTGATCGCGTGGGCGCACACGGCCCGTAGCTTTACCGGGACGGAATCACAACGAAGGAACACAGCTTCGGTCGGCTACGACTATTTTCTCTCCAAGCGCACAGACGTCTACATCAACTACATGTACGATAAGGTAAGCGGATTGGCCACTGGCAATAGCTTCGGCTTGGGGATCCGTCACAGGTTCTGATTGTGTGCTGGCGGGCGCCCGATCGGCGCCCGCCCTTCCCCCATTCAACATGACCAGCCCATAACTATCAAAATTTCTCTGATCGGGCGTTATGTTCAAATAACCGCGTCTGGGCCGGTCCTCCGTTGGGACCATCTGCCAAAGCGCAACTGAACTTTATGAATGAGCCGGCTCGCCGTGCATAGGACGGACGGCCAAACGCATTCCCATCGCTTTGAGGATCGCCGAGAGATTGCTCAGTACGGGATTCCCAGTCGGGGACAGCGTCCGATAGAGTTGGGTCGGATTCAAGTGAGCCTGCTGAGCTACGGCCTGGACACCGCCGAACGCCTTGGTCAGCTGGCGAAGCGTAATCATCAGTTCGGCTTGATCACCATCCTCGAGAATGGCGTTGAGTGTCTCCAGGGCAAAGGCCGGATCCTCGCGGAACATTTCGGCCATCGCGTCATCATGGTGTCGATCTTTCATTAGTTGGCCCTCCGTTGCCAGTCTTGCCAATACGCGCAAGCACGGTCAATATCAGCGCTCTGCGTGCGCTTATCACCGCCGCACAACAGCAGAACGATCTGCCCTTTTGCGATGCCGTAGTACACGCGATAGCCAGCACCCACGTCGACACGCAACTCCCAGACGCCATCCCGGCAAAACTTGTGATCGCCAAAGTTGCCCTGCTCGGCTCGGTTCAAGCGGCGAACGACGGAGACCTTGGCGGTGCTGTCTTTCAAGCCACGTAGCCATTCGTCGAAGATGTCACGCTGATCCGGAGTCAGGTAGTGTCGAATCTCATACATAACCTATTTTCGTCTATAAACGAAAATAGGTCAAGGCCGCTCGTTGCCTGCCGCAATACCTGCAAGGAACTGTGCCATGGTGCTTTTACTTCACAATGGATGACCACAGACTGCCTTGTCCCTATTCTCGACGGGATGGGGCGCCTTCACGAATGCGCCGAGCCAGCCTGCGGCGGGCATTGCCGAAACTGGGCGAGGGCTGCAGCTGCACCATACTGCCCCAGTTGCTGTAAGCCCTCGGCCGCTGCGGCGAGCGGCGGGTATCCCAGGGTCGGGTTCCAGGTCTGCCACAGCAAAAGAAGAGGCGACGCGCCGCACCCTGGGAGGAGAATTTGGTGAGTCGGGGTTGACACACAGAGTGATAAGCACAACGTTATGAACCTTATCGCCGCGCCTTGGCCTAGTATGGGCCGACCGCCTTCCGGCTGACGGAAGGCGGTTGCCGGCTGCTACGGACGGTGGCCCACGACTTAAATTAGACCTCCCGCGGGCTGTACTGCCCCGATAACGGGCCCTCACACCTGAGCGCGCAGCCTGGATTGGAGATGACCCGTTTTTTCGGACAGCACCTATCTTGAACCAAAGGAGGTGCTCACCATGGCTAAACATCACATGCCGTATGCCGCGGCCTTCCGGCAGCAAATGGTTGACCTGGTCCATGCAGGTCGTCGACCGGAGGATCTGGCCAAGGAGTTCGAGCCCACGGCTCAGACCATCTACGGCTGGGTCGCCCAGGCCGAACGTGACGCAGGCACACGTCATGACGGCCTGACCAGTGCCGAGCACCAGGAACTCACGCGGCTACGCCGTGAGAACCGGCAGCTCAAAATGGAGAGGGAGATACTGGCAAAAGCCGCGGCCTGGTTCGCCCGGGAGACCGACTCGCTGCCCGACAAGGGTACGAATTCATGAAGGCGAACCAGGCTCGCTATCCGTTGTCCACCATGGCTCGGCTGCTTAAGGTCTCGCGCAGTGGCTTCCATGTGTGGAACGGGCGCTGCCCCAGCCCTCGTGTCGTGCGCGACAAGCTGCTGCTGGTGCAGATCCGCGATATTCACTCCCGCTCCTATGGCACCTATGGCGTGCCCCGCATACACGCAGCGCTGCTGCGTCAGGGGATCCGGGTGGGGCGCAAGCGCGTGGCCAGACTGATGCGTGAGGCCGGGCTGCGCGGGGCATGCCGGCCTCACTTCATCTGCACGACGCGCCGCGCAGCGTGGGCCAGACCCGCTGCCGATCTGGTGCAGCGGCACTTCCGTGCCGAGGCCCCCAACCAGTTGTGGGTTGCCGATGCGACCTACATTCCGACCGCAGCGGGCTTCTTCTATCTCACAGTGGTGTTGCGAGGTCGGCAACGCGATCTGCACCGAGGGAATGACGATTGAAGATCCACGGTCCATTGGGTAGGGGATGCTCCGCTGCGACTTCGCCGCGTTCGACCGCAAGCCTGAGCGTCTTGGGACTGATACCAATGAAGGCCGCAGCCTCGGTCAGATTCATCCATCCTTCGGCGGTCCGCTGCTCGCTTGAATAGACGGTAATCCGATGGTGACTACGCAGCGCGGTGACTCGTTCCTGTGTCCAGTAATTGCCGCGTCCGGTTCGCAGGTCATTGCGATTGAGTATGCTGGCGATCAGCAAATCGGGACAGATCCTGGCAAGTGAGCGTACGGCATCAACTGCTTCGCGGGAAGTATGAGAGGCGTTCTGTCCGCGGCGTCGCCGTGGCACCCGAACCTCGGTATGAACGCCGCCCTTCCAGTGGATCACAAGCACGATCTCGTTCGTTGCATTGTCCACATCGACGACCACTTCGTGGATCAACGTTCGTACAATGCGCTTCCTCAGGCGGGCATCGGAGTCTGGCCATATGGACTCCAGCGCTGTAGCAAGGTCGGCAAACTCCTCTGGCTTGGCTGGGAGGATCTGGCCGGATGCGCTTACCTGTTGCTCGATGCGCGATTGCAGTTCCTTGACTCTCAACAGGGCATCATTCCAGCGTCGCTCCAACTCGTCGGCGACCAGTCGATTCTCGGGGTCGGTAGCGTCATACTGCTTCTGCGCCCGCTGCGCGGCATAGCGGGCCGCCTGCAGATCTCGCTGCAGCGCAGCCAGCACCTCATCTTGTTTCCGGGTCTCTTCTTCGCGAGCCACGATAGCTGCCTCGATTGCTGCAGGTTGAACGACCTGAAGGATCGCCTGTGCAACGGCCGCATCGATGCGTGTGCCACCGAATGCGATACAGCGGGGCTGTCCTTTGTCCAGCCAGGCGCGATGACAGGAGTAGCGCAAGGCGTCATGCTGCTGGCCCGTGTAGTGTAGCGTGAGCTTGCTCGCGCAGCGACGGCACCGCAGCAGCCCTGCCAACAAGGCCTCCCCGTTCTTGGGCGCACCAGCATGTCCGGCCATCCGCACGTTGGCACTGATCGCGCGCTGGATTCGTTCGAACTCGTCCCAGGCAACATACCCATCATGAGCTTCGGGAATCAGAGCCAGCCATTGATCTCGCGGCTTGCGGCGATCACGCTTGCGTGGTTCTCCGTCTTCATAATGAATCGTGCATTCCGTTTTGCCGTAGGCATATGCGCCGCCGTAAATCGGATTGGTCAGGATCTGGTAGACCGTGCCGTAGCTGGGTCGCTTCCAGTGGATTTCTCCGCGCGGTGTGCACGCCGGAAGCTGCAGCCCGTGCTCAAGGAACCATAGCAGTGTCTGGCGTACCGAACCGATCGCACCGAACTGGCGGAACACCGACCGAATGGCCTCCTGCACACGGAGGTCTGGATCCTTCTCCAAGCGCTGGTCTTCGGTCTTACGGTAACCAACCGGCGCTGCTACGATGAGCTCACCTCGCTTGGCCTTCTCCCGCCGTGCTTCCAGCGACCGCTGACGCAGCAGGTCCAACTCGTATTCGTTGAGGCTACCCTTTAGCCCAAGCAGCAAGCGATCGTTGCTCTGTCGCGGGGCGTAAACAGTTTCCTGATCGACCAGCACAGTGTCGACGACTCGGCAGACTTCAACCAGTTGCTGCCACTCGCGACTGTTGCGTGCGAATCGCGACACCTCGCGCGCGGCAACTGCGCCGACGCGGCCAAGGCAAACCTCTGCCACCATGCGTTCGAATCCCGTACGCGTCTGTGTTCCAGACGCAGAGCGACCGAGATCCTCATCAATAACCTCGACCTCATGCCAGCCTAACTGGTGCAGACGATCCTGCATCGCATACTGCAGCTTCTGGCTTTCCAGGTTGTGGTTGACCTGGTACGCCGACGACTGACGGACGTACAGCACGGCTTTGCGCGCCAGATGCTGCGCTCTGATCTTGTCACTCATCATCGGCCTCCAGCTCGTGCGCGGTGGCGAGCAGCCCCCGTCGGTGTTGCCGCAGCAGTTGCGCCAGCAAGCGGATTGTCTGCTGTCGTACCTCCAGCGGCAGGGTTGCCCACTGGGGCGTCTTTGGACAAGGATGGAACAGGTCGAGTTGATTGCCCGGTAGCGGGCTCGTCACGCGTCGCATCAGCACCTCCTGCATGGGACAAAGGATGGTGCTGCGCTTGTACCATACCCGCTTGCACGGCAAGCGAGCTATCGGCCAGCAAGCGTTTCAACTCTCGGAGCGCTTCACAGTTGACGACGGGGGACGCTGCAGAGGTGAGGTGACTACAAACTATCGGATCGAACATCCACTGGGGCACCTCCAGCACGCGCGCCGACTCGAGCGAGTTCAGCGCACAGCGCAGAACGATCTCCCCGTTCTTCGTGACGGTGTTGAAAATCAACACCCTGCGACCATACCAGGGGTGCCAGCGATACAGAACTTCCCTTGAGTTGGTAATGTGGGCGTTGTGTTGTCTTGTACAACCCACATCGCCTGCACAGTGCGCTCGGATATCGCTCCCCGCAGGAATTTGAACAGCTACCGCCCGGGATCAGGCATCCGTCGCTACACCGGGCCTACACTGCCCCATCACAAGGAGACAACCCATCGAACTAAGATTCCAATGCAAATCTGTTCGATAAAACGGGGTAACCCCAGATGCCGCCGAGCGCCAGCGGTCCAACTTCAATGCGGGGGCGATCGGCGGTTCGGTGTTTACGCCGATGAACACCAGCTATCGCAACAGCGATTTCCGGCCGACCGCCGGCGCTTCGTTCCGCATGGTGCTGGACGTCGGCAACTGGGATACGTCGCGCGTGGTCAACACGCCGGGGCAGTCGGGCAACTCGGCCAGCTCGCATTACCGTGACCTGGCGCCGTAATGTGCAAAGGGCGAGTACTCCCCGCTGCTCTACACGCGCAAGGCAGTGGAGAAGGAGAGCCGTGAGCGGCTCGAACTGGTGCCGCAGTAAGGTGGCACCGCCGGCACCGCCGCATGCGTTTCCGGCAAGTGGCAACGGGTCATCCCACGTACCAGAGAATACTGACGAACTGGCACGCACTGCCCGCCAGCACAAACAGATGCCAGATGCCGTGGAAGTGCCGCACCTTCTCGTCAAAGAGAAAGAAGCCGATACCCACGGTGTAGAGCGCGCCGCCCGCCACCAGCCACCACAAGCCCGGCACCGGCAGCGCGGCCGTCAGCGGCCCAGTGGCAATCAGGACAAGCCAGCCCATCACTACGTAGATCAGCAGCGAGAAAACGCGCGTGCGGCGACCGATCCAGAGTTCCTGCGCAATGCCGATGGCGGCCAGCGCCCAGTTGATCCCAAACAGCGTCCAGCCCCAGGGACCGCGCAGCGTGACCAGCGCAAACGGTGTGTAGCTGCCGGCGATCAGAAGGTAGATGGCGCAATGATCCAGCCGCTGGAAGATGTCTTTGGCCGGGCCGCGCAGGCTGTGGTACAGCGTCGAGATCGTGTAAAGGAGGACCAGTGTGGTGCCGTAGACCACGGAGCTGACCACTTTCCACGCGTCGTGGTGCAGCGCCGAGGATGTCACCAGCACCGCCATGCCGGCGGCGGCGAGGATGGCCCCGGCCAGGTGGCTATAGCCATTGAAACGTTCTCCGCGATACATGCGCTGATCTCCGGAAAAGCTCGGTTGGCGCGCATTCGGGCGAATGCAAAGGCCCTATTCTGGCACGCGTGATCGGGTTCCGTTGCTTTGTCCTTTCTTGCTCCATGGCTTCATGATTGCTGCGCAGCAAAGCCCCGGGCATATCCGTGCAGAACCATTCGGCCTTGCGAGGACGGCGTCGTCGCCGTACCTCCGCTCGCTCATCGACAAGAAGTTCACGCCCTAGCGGTCGATCTCACCCTTGGGGAAACTATCCGGCTTCTATGAATCGCCCGACAACTGGGAGAAAATTGGCGTGCCGTTGGACCGTGGCGTGGTAATTCGTGAACCTAC
It encodes:
- a CDS encoding IS3 family transposase, with product MKANQARYPLSTMARLLKVSRSGFHVWNGRCPSPRVVRDKLLLVQIRDIHSRSYGTYGVPRIHAALLRQGIRVGRKRVARLMREAGLRGACRPHFICTTRRAAWARPAADLVQRHFRAEAPNQLWVADATYIPTAAGFFYLTVVLRGRQRDLHRGNDD
- a CDS encoding LysR family transcriptional regulator, producing the protein MKHSSDQLDGFLLRLLVAVMEEKSVSRAAGRLNLPQSTVSAGLSRLRNIFEDPLFVRGRNSMVPTERMVSLYDRMRGALEELDGLCVPPTESGPAEINRTFHLGSLDYVSSRFIPTVIARILRSMPSASVEVHSLTMDFDYLEALENGALDLVVGNWGSPPEHLHLLPLFEDEIVCLMRQGHPVLRRSDFSQADYLACDHLGLLPFNVNQLGVIDAYLAQLGLRRHVKVVLPYFNNVPDLLTQSDLIFTTSRRFAEAHAAALPLTVVPAPLPFPPMRFYLLWHDRTHRSIACRLLREAVAEAITGFHRTQSGSSRAAAAAPTPP
- a CDS encoding transposase, which translates into the protein MAKHHMPYAAAFRQQMVDLVHAGRRPEDLAKEFEPTAQTIYGWVAQAERDAGTRHDGLTSAEHQELTRLRRENRQLKMEREILAKAAAWFARETDSLPDKGTNS
- a CDS encoding helix-turn-helix domain-containing transcriptional regulator, translated to MKDRHHDDAMAEMFREDPAFALETLNAILEDGDQAELMITLRQLTKAFGGVQAVAQQAHLNPTQLYRTLSPTGNPVLSNLSAILKAMGMRLAVRPMHGEPAHS
- a CDS encoding porin, coding for MRRTQYAAAAAGALAFQIFGAHAQSAVTLYGLTDVFLGSVKNSGAPARTSVLNNGGMTTSYFGLRGREDLGAGMGAFFALESYLRMDSGSSGRFTGDPLFARGAYVGLDGDFGKIALGRNANPYFVSTLSFNAFRDSFTFSPMMLHTFIASGLGKPSIQGDTAWSNSVLYTTPSWGGLTGNVIYALGESPGHSGQGSYGANITYAGGKFSATLAAQYVAIAPLFNNGATTQKAIQAGISYDFVVTKLFAQYQYANSNNTLRDNTYSLGASTPVGAGNVLIAWAHTARSFTGTESQRRNTASVGYDYFLSKRTDVYINYMYDKVSGLATGNSFGLGIRHRF
- a CDS encoding recombinase family protein, which gives rise to MMSDKIRAQHLARKAVLYVRQSSAYQVNHNLESQKLQYAMQDRLHQLGWHEVEVIDEDLGRSASGTQTRTGFERMVAEVCLGRVGAVAAREVSRFARNSREWQQLVEVCRVVDTVLVDQETVYAPRQSNDRLLLGLKGSLNEYELDLLRQRSLEARREKAKRGELIVAAPVGYRKTEDQRLEKDPDLRVQEAIRSVFRQFGAIGSVRQTLLWFLEHGLQLPACTPRGEIHWKRPSYGTVYQILTNPIYGGAYAYGKTECTIHYEDGEPRKRDRRKPRDQWLALIPEAHDGYVAWDEFERIQRAISANVRMAGHAGAPKNGEALLAGLLRCRRCASKLTLHYTGQQHDALRYSCHRAWLDKGQPRCIAFGGTRIDAAVAQAILQVVQPAAIEAAIVAREEETRKQDEVLAALQRDLQAARYAAQRAQKQYDATDPENRLVADELERRWNDALLRVKELQSRIEQQVSASGQILPAKPEEFADLATALESIWPDSDARLRKRIVRTLIHEVVVDVDNATNEIVLVIHWKGGVHTEVRVPRRRRGQNASHTSREAVDAVRSLARICPDLLIASILNRNDLRTGRGNYWTQERVTALRSHHRITVYSSEQRTAEGWMNLTEAAAFIGISPKTLRLAVERGEVAAEHPLPNGPWIFNRHSLGADRVADLATPL
- the trhA gene encoding PAQR family membrane homeostasis protein TrhA, producing the protein MYRGERFNGYSHLAGAILAAAGMAVLVTSSALHHDAWKVVSSVVYGTTLVLLYTISTLYHSLRGPAKDIFQRLDHCAIYLLIAGSYTPFALVTLRGPWGWTLFGINWALAAIGIAQELWIGRRTRVFSLLIYVVMGWLVLIATGPLTAALPVPGLWWLVAGGALYTVGIGFFLFDEKVRHFHGIWHLFVLAGSACQFVSILWYVG
- a CDS encoding type II toxin-antitoxin system RelE/ParE family toxin, coding for MYEIRHYLTPDQRDIFDEWLRGLKDSTAKVSVVRRLNRAEQGNFGDHKFCRDGVWELRVDVGAGYRVYYGIAKGQIVLLLCGGDKRTQSADIDRACAYWQDWQRRAN